The Thermoplasmataceae archaeon genome has a segment encoding these proteins:
- a CDS encoding radical SAM protein produces the protein AISELFSAAMGVKGVKTSNPTHGRISIPAGYPDMISNFSKILKASPRNWIGVQTGVETGSEELAKKHMPNKTLPLKIGPDGSWHDIVWQGVQTETRYYWRPAFTLQVGQESETDEDNWDTVAMINRLSSSFVDGRPFEFTVTPLLNVPLGRIKSRNLNTEMLSASMLAVYYASYRHLAKMASRDGFRDTRGNLFARLGTGGIISFGGRLMLRTVENIAKKRGVDIEKVKRWGNESNKEITSLASLSSV, from the coding sequence GGCAATAAGCGAACTTTTCAGTGCGGCAATGGGAGTTAAGGGCGTGAAGACCTCCAATCCTACACATGGAAGGATTTCCATCCCTGCGGGCTACCCGGACATGATCTCAAATTTTTCAAAAATACTGAAAGCAAGTCCAAGAAACTGGATCGGTGTCCAGACTGGTGTTGAAACCGGGAGCGAGGAACTTGCAAAAAAGCACATGCCGAACAAGACGCTTCCCTTGAAGATTGGGCCGGACGGGTCTTGGCATGACATAGTCTGGCAGGGTGTACAGACGGAAACCAGATATTACTGGAGACCGGCTTTTACTTTGCAGGTAGGGCAAGAAAGTGAAACAGACGAGGATAACTGGGACACAGTGGCTATGATAAACAGGCTCAGCAGTTCATTCGTAGATGGAAGACCATTTGAGTTTACAGTCACTCCACTGCTCAACGTTCCGCTGGGAAGGATAAAGTCCAGGAACCTGAACACAGAAATGCTCTCGGCTTCAATGCTTGCAGTATACTATGCATCATACAGGCATCTTGCGAAGATGGCGTCAAGGGATGGTTTCAGGGATACGCGCGGAAATCTCTTTGCAAGACTTGGCACAGGCGGAATAATCTCCTTTGGTGGAAGACTAATGCTTCGCACAGTTGAAAACATTGCAAAGAAGAGGGGCGTCGATATCGAGAAAGTCAAGAGATGGGGGAACGAAAGCAACAAGGAAATCACGAGCCTGGCTTCGCTGTCAAGTGTGTAA
- a CDS encoding L-threonylcarbamoyladenylate synthase, protein MHTIVLKVDQVNPDPEIVNQAAGIIRDGGTVVFPTETVYGLGANALSESASRKIFSVKGRPVDNPLIVHICNLSQLDLLCEEIPAKVRKAMEFIWPGPVTLILKRRVTVPDTVTAGLLTVAVRMPANSLALALIEKSGVPIAAPSANIATRPSIVDSSDAISELSGLVDMILDAGRTYFGIESTIVNMTVDPPEMLRPGVLSLEDLEPFIGKVVYDPKAMEIHEDTKPLSPGMKYTHYSPRKPLILVIDTKTFRKIPEMYGDITLIGTDQALEGLPGKNLRLGDESRPYEVAYNLFKAFRLLDDTDSRCGVIHVLEERGIGIAMMNRIRKASRFIVSDENELKNVLCKLH, encoded by the coding sequence ATGCATACCATAGTGCTCAAAGTTGATCAGGTAAATCCCGATCCAGAGATTGTGAATCAGGCTGCTGGGATAATCAGGGATGGGGGCACTGTAGTCTTCCCAACCGAGACAGTTTATGGACTTGGTGCGAATGCCCTTTCGGAATCAGCGAGCAGAAAGATATTTTCAGTTAAGGGAAGACCGGTAGACAATCCACTCATAGTCCATATATGTAATCTTTCACAGCTTGATCTGCTCTGCGAGGAGATTCCAGCAAAAGTCCGAAAGGCCATGGAGTTTATCTGGCCCGGTCCCGTTACCCTGATTCTGAAACGCAGGGTCACGGTTCCGGACACCGTAACCGCTGGCCTGCTGACGGTCGCTGTCCGCATGCCTGCAAATTCTCTGGCACTTGCGTTAATTGAGAAAAGTGGTGTACCTATCGCTGCACCCAGTGCAAACATAGCTACTAGGCCCAGCATCGTTGATTCTTCCGATGCGATAAGTGAGCTCAGCGGCCTGGTTGATATGATTCTTGACGCCGGCAGAACATATTTCGGAATCGAGTCGACCATAGTAAATATGACAGTGGATCCCCCCGAAATGCTCAGGCCTGGAGTACTTTCCCTGGAAGACCTTGAACCTTTCATCGGAAAGGTGGTCTATGATCCGAAAGCGATGGAAATTCACGAGGATACGAAGCCTCTGTCCCCAGGCATGAAATATACGCATTATTCTCCAAGGAAGCCACTTATTCTGGTTATTGATACCAAGACATTCCGGAAAATACCGGAAATGTATGGAGATATCACCTTGATCGGAACTGACCAGGCCCTGGAAGGGCTACCAGGGAAGAATCTGAGGTTGGGAGATGAATCCAGGCCATATGAAGTGGCATATAATCTGTTCAAGGCTTTCAGGCTGTTAGACGATACGGACAGCAGGTGCGGAGTCATTCATGTTCTGGAGGAGCGAGGAATAGGCATTGCGATGATGAATCGCATTAGGAAAGCTTCCAGATTCATTGTATCTGACGAAAATGAACTGAAGAATGTTCTGTGCAAACTGCACTGA
- the purE gene encoding 5-(carboxyamino)imidazole ribonucleotide mutase: MKKVAVIMGSKNDYEYMKDAITVLQDFGVETEARVVSAHRTPRFMIDFSSGAAERGIEVIIAGAGGSAHLPGMTASVTYLPVIGVPIPTKNLNGMDSLMSIVQMPSGIPVATVAIGNSRNAGLLAIRILSIKYNDLVVKLKEYMQSEEKRVLGESL, translated from the coding sequence ATGAAGAAGGTCGCAGTCATAATGGGAAGCAAAAATGACTATGAATATATGAAGGACGCAATCACGGTGCTCCAGGACTTTGGTGTTGAAACTGAAGCCAGGGTCGTTTCCGCTCACAGAACACCGCGCTTTATGATTGATTTCTCGTCAGGTGCCGCGGAAAGAGGCATAGAGGTAATCATAGCCGGGGCAGGCGGATCTGCTCATTTGCCTGGCATGACAGCTTCCGTTACATACCTTCCTGTGATCGGTGTTCCAATCCCGACGAAGAATCTCAATGGCATGGATTCTCTAATGTCAATTGTGCAAATGCCGTCCGGAATTCCGGTGGCAACGGTAGCAATCGGGAATTCAAGGAATGCTGGGCTTCTCGCAATCCGTATTCTTTCCATTAAATACAATGATCTGGTCGTGAAGCTAAAGGAGTACATGCAATCTGAGGAAAAGCGCGTACTTGGTGAATCACTGTGA
- a CDS encoding 5-(carboxyamino)imidazole ribonucleotide synthase, whose protein sequence is MSRIGIIGSGQLGWMMILEGRKLGDEFFVLGGDQQDPASRIADRHFAYSEYREFVDECDVVTYEFEHVDENALEYASEQKKLRPGIEPVKLKRDRSREKQFLQAAGFPIPRFAIAESPEELKRARKDFGRCVIKAVSGGYDGKEQYYLKEDQDLPEGMPEQKYVIEDYIDYEYEASIIVSRSTRGEISAHTPSYNLNMNGILINNLAPTEDKGMLDIARKLVYTLNYVGVMGIEFFVVAGKPIINEFAPRVHNSGHHTLVGSSISQFEQHLRAITGLPVGSPELLSPSGIVNIIGTGLDSIKRNSILKIGSTQIYWYGKNDIRRKRKMGHVNCVSSTENGLKTKLGQVMAVVYGNDLAKLI, encoded by the coding sequence GTGAGCAGGATAGGCATTATCGGTTCCGGACAGCTCGGATGGATGATGATCCTGGAAGGACGAAAATTGGGGGACGAATTCTTCGTCTTAGGCGGAGATCAACAGGATCCAGCCTCAAGGATTGCAGACAGGCATTTCGCGTACAGTGAATACAGGGAATTTGTAGATGAGTGTGACGTTGTCACTTATGAATTCGAGCACGTGGATGAGAATGCGCTTGAATACGCAAGTGAACAGAAAAAACTCAGGCCAGGAATAGAACCGGTGAAATTGAAAAGGGACAGAAGCAGGGAAAAACAGTTTCTACAGGCTGCAGGATTTCCCATACCAAGGTTTGCCATAGCCGAGTCACCTGAGGAACTTAAGAGGGCAAGAAAAGATTTTGGCCGGTGTGTCATAAAGGCAGTATCTGGCGGGTATGATGGCAAGGAGCAATATTATCTCAAAGAAGACCAGGATCTTCCAGAAGGCATGCCCGAACAGAAATACGTCATTGAGGACTACATTGATTATGAATACGAAGCGTCAATAATCGTTTCGAGATCCACAAGAGGGGAGATATCGGCACACACGCCGTCTTATAACCTTAACATGAACGGAATCCTCATAAACAATCTTGCACCAACAGAGGATAAGGGAATGCTTGATATAGCTAGAAAACTGGTGTACACGCTCAATTACGTCGGAGTCATGGGGATTGAATTCTTCGTAGTTGCTGGAAAGCCAATAATTAACGAATTCGCGCCGAGGGTACACAATTCCGGGCACCACACTCTCGTTGGATCATCCATATCACAGTTTGAGCAGCATCTTCGGGCCATTACAGGGCTCCCTGTGGGGTCCCCGGAACTCCTTTCACCAAGCGGCATAGTGAACATAATAGGTACAGGGTTAGACTCGATAAAAAGGAACAGCATTCTTAAGATAGGAAGTACGCAAATTTACTGGTATGGGAAGAATGACATCAGGAGAAAAAGGAAAATGGGACACGTCAACTGTGTTTCTTCAACCGAGAACGGGCTGAAGACAAAACTCGGCCAGGTTATGGCCGTAGTTTACGGAAACGATCTGGCAAAGCTGATCTGA
- a CDS encoding regulator, whose protein sequence is MWDQIRKKFVHNPSQQKVVSKMISIGLNVEPDLDSKLRIYCDGIEIKPNSLAAAINVDRRVVVETLRKISTDPVLMEFFRNIRPVCNLGVASSKVGMGVIEILPDSAKRPGIIWGVSEILAREHISIRQVIGDDPDLVENPKATIVTDAPVPASLLSRIKAVPGVQAVVIL, encoded by the coding sequence ATGTGGGATCAGATCAGGAAAAAATTTGTTCATAATCCATCCCAGCAGAAAGTGGTCAGCAAGATGATTTCAATTGGCCTGAACGTCGAGCCGGACCTTGATTCTAAGCTGAGAATCTATTGTGATGGGATAGAGATAAAACCCAATTCACTGGCCGCGGCAATAAATGTGGATAGGAGAGTTGTCGTCGAAACACTCCGTAAAATATCCACGGACCCTGTTCTAATGGAGTTTTTCAGGAATATAAGGCCAGTTTGCAACCTTGGAGTTGCCAGCTCTAAGGTTGGCATGGGCGTCATCGAAATACTTCCGGATTCAGCCAAGAGGCCGGGAATAATATGGGGAGTTTCAGAAATCCTGGCAAGGGAGCACATAAGCATTCGTCAGGTTATTGGAGATGACCCTGATCTTGTTGAAAACCCCAAGGCAACCATCGTAACTGATGCCCCGGTACCGGCCTCCCTTCTATCTAGAATAAAGGCGGTTCCAGGTGTGCAGGCAGTGGTAATTCTCTGA
- the radA gene encoding DNA repair and recombination protein RadA — protein sequence MPEEEKETKKITIEDLPGVGEATAEKLRENGYDDIMTLAVASPKDLSEVSGIAEGAAIKIINAARKAADVGNFETGEEILIRRKNVRKLTTGSKNLDDLLGGGLETQAITEFFGEFGSGKTQIMHQLAVNVTMPFESGGLEAETMIIDTENTFRPERIVQMAKAKGLDPEETLKRIHVARAYNSHHQILLAEKAAELAKEYNIKLVVVDSLTSHFRSEYMGRGSLAERQQLLNRHMHDLLKFSTIYNAIIAVTNQVSARPDVFFGDPTTPIGGNIVGHTATFRVYLRKSKAGKRIARLIDSPFLPEGETVIQLSEDGVTDGT from the coding sequence ATGCCTGAAGAAGAGAAAGAAACGAAAAAGATCACGATTGAAGACCTGCCCGGTGTAGGAGAAGCAACGGCAGAGAAATTGAGAGAGAACGGTTACGATGACATTATGACTCTGGCTGTGGCTTCGCCGAAAGACCTGTCAGAGGTAAGCGGGATCGCGGAAGGAGCCGCCATAAAGATCATCAACGCCGCCAGAAAGGCAGCTGACGTAGGAAATTTCGAAACCGGAGAAGAGATCCTTATCAGGAGAAAGAATGTGAGGAAACTCACCACTGGAAGCAAGAATCTTGACGACCTGCTCGGCGGTGGACTTGAGACTCAGGCTATAACAGAGTTCTTCGGAGAATTTGGATCTGGGAAGACACAGATCATGCATCAGCTTGCCGTAAACGTCACAATGCCATTCGAGAGTGGCGGACTTGAAGCCGAGACGATGATTATTGACACGGAGAACACCTTCAGGCCTGAGCGTATAGTACAGATGGCTAAGGCAAAAGGACTCGACCCTGAGGAAACACTCAAGAGAATCCACGTTGCGCGCGCATACAATTCTCACCATCAGATCCTACTTGCGGAGAAAGCTGCGGAGCTCGCGAAGGAGTATAACATAAAGCTGGTTGTTGTGGATTCCCTGACTTCTCATTTCAGATCGGAATACATGGGGAGAGGGTCCCTGGCGGAAAGACAGCAGTTGCTTAACCGGCACATGCATGACCTCCTCAAGTTCTCGACCATATACAATGCCATAATCGCCGTGACAAACCAGGTTTCGGCCAGGCCTGATGTTTTCTTTGGAGATCCCACGACCCCTATTGGCGGAAACATCGTCGGACATACTGCCACATTCAGGGTATACTTGAGGAAGAGTAAAGCTGGGAAAAGGATTGCAAGGCTTATAGATTCACCTTTCCTGCCCGAGGGGGAAACGGTCATTCAACTGTCAGAAGATGGAGTAACTGACGGCACATAA
- a CDS encoding type II glyceraldehyde-3-phosphate dehydrogenase yields MIKVAVNGYGTIGRRVALAVALQPDMKVTGIVKTTPDYLSRLASRKFDIYVPDENAFKRFKEAGIEVSGLLPDLIAESDIVVDSTPEGIGEKNKPLYTGKVNAIFQGGESSNVAEESFNAYSSYKDCYGKKSVRVVSCNTTGLARSLYPIHSSMGINHVNATLIRRAVDPNDSKKGPINAIEPSLKFPSHHGPDVRTVIKGLDIDTVAVKVPTTLMHVHVVEAKLNKTSTRAEVINAWRNYRRIRIISGKDGLTSTAQVMDYAREGNRDRSDLYEIVIWDESVSVRGDRLNYIQAVHQESIVVPENVDAIRSSMGAAEQKKSIDQTDQSLKINDGVFY; encoded by the coding sequence ATGATAAAAGTAGCTGTAAATGGATACGGTACCATAGGCAGGAGAGTGGCTCTGGCGGTTGCACTCCAACCCGACATGAAGGTTACCGGCATCGTAAAGACCACCCCGGACTATCTTTCCAGACTGGCATCTAGGAAATTTGACATCTACGTCCCTGACGAGAATGCTTTTAAAAGGTTCAAGGAAGCAGGGATAGAGGTTTCAGGTCTTCTACCTGACCTGATCGCCGAAAGTGATATCGTGGTTGATTCTACACCCGAAGGCATCGGAGAAAAGAACAAACCACTATACACCGGGAAGGTAAATGCAATTTTTCAGGGAGGAGAATCAAGCAATGTGGCTGAGGAGAGTTTCAATGCCTACTCCAGTTATAAAGACTGTTATGGAAAGAAATCTGTGAGAGTAGTATCCTGCAATACAACCGGTCTGGCCCGCAGCCTCTATCCGATTCACTCGTCTATGGGAATAAATCACGTAAATGCGACACTGATCAGAAGAGCTGTAGATCCCAATGACAGCAAGAAGGGCCCTATTAATGCAATAGAGCCCAGCCTGAAGTTCCCATCACATCATGGTCCGGATGTCAGGACGGTGATCAAGGGTCTTGACATAGATACGGTTGCGGTAAAGGTACCCACGACACTCATGCATGTGCATGTCGTGGAGGCAAAGCTGAACAAAACGTCTACAAGAGCTGAAGTAATAAACGCCTGGAGGAACTACAGGAGAATCAGGATAATATCCGGAAAGGACGGCCTGACTTCAACAGCGCAGGTAATGGATTACGCTCGTGAAGGAAACCGTGACAGATCAGATCTTTACGAAATTGTTATCTGGGACGAAAGCGTAAGTGTCCGGGGAGATCGTCTTAACTATATTCAGGCAGTACATCAGGAAAGCATAGTGGTACCTGAAAACGTGGATGCAATAAGGTCGTCCATGGGGGCAGCCGAACAGAAGAAGTCCATAGATCAGACTGATCAGAGCCTGAAAATTAACGACGGGGTGTTCTATTAA
- a CDS encoding flavin prenyltransferase UbiX has translation MNSKVEDRVVCITGASGSILGIRLLKQLGRKGTHLVISDSAKKVIGQETEYAVSEVEQLAEHVYSDKDIAARISSGSFRFSSAVIMPCSTSTLSRISSGIADSLITRVASVSIKERRKLILVPRETPLSTITLENMVRLSKAGVIIAPYMPAFYTKPKNVDDMVDFMVSRVLDLMDVSNELIRRWDGPE, from the coding sequence ATGAACAGTAAAGTTGAGGATAGGGTAGTATGTATCACCGGGGCTTCCGGGAGTATCCTTGGCATACGACTCCTTAAGCAGCTGGGTAGAAAAGGTACGCACCTCGTAATCTCGGACAGTGCGAAAAAAGTTATCGGCCAGGAAACAGAATATGCTGTTTCGGAAGTCGAGCAGTTGGCGGAACACGTATACAGTGATAAAGACATTGCAGCCAGAATTAGCTCAGGAAGTTTCAGATTCTCTTCTGCCGTTATAATGCCGTGTTCCACTTCTACATTGTCAAGAATATCCTCCGGAATTGCCGACTCGCTAATAACCAGGGTCGCCTCGGTATCAATCAAGGAAAGACGGAAACTGATCCTTGTCCCAAGGGAGACCCCATTGAGCACAATAACGCTTGAGAATATGGTCAGGCTCTCAAAGGCGGGGGTCATAATTGCACCATATATGCCAGCCTTCTACACCAAACCGAAGAATGTTGATGATATGGTGGACTTCATGGTGTCCAGGGTGCTTGACTTGATGGATGTAAGCAATGAACTCATCAGGAGATGGGATGGACCAGAGTGA